The Vespula vulgaris chromosome 4, iyVesVulg1.1, whole genome shotgun sequence genome has a segment encoding these proteins:
- the LOC127063505 gene encoding transcriptional regulator ovo-like encodes MPKIFLIKNRLHQQQLRLLEAQHVGKSPSPCSGKESPLGSSEPLSLIVNKHQYRDKTEDDRATTPESLRSSSPAPSPPPVPCQSTNNTPSSTPPRRFISSILGGDVPYGSRGHVLTRAERKEYSTPPIIPTPSGDAPQFLTKSEKLVLPRPPTPPKVPRVEPPTRVSVIQRVPHQSQGNSRREEKIEVPQSQEPEQEQPIDYAVPKRKEEDDERGRETAKVSRTICNSIARPLLAMRLSGPQIVHTAAGLGRTSNSGTNNGSTSSNSSSSASNSSSSASSSSSNTGNSCSYSGGGTSGGGGGTVGGGAGGGGMNPGGNGGRGNYAPSSPPTGSLPPFYESLKGGNNLANFANQYTTSQGNSYLTPTPAIGMECDTGQQDVNSQHAQYSAQEGKQYSLLQNVCASYGLALKEEEDLSAYKIQPNDLLSGQYGAYDVTENGMMVDMVTGAVVDPLQFTATLTFSSPSDHTALLESLNDAADLFLPKLQAGDGGNDLLEDSLHSPASAGSGIVQDAGQMTTPVEPSVDPFPEHSIALTRGFDASRHYNGTPQHFNTKLVGLSYATGEAGYQPLAKERPELALHLNQSHQNQSEPQLQQLQIQVQLQQHQQQQQQQQQQQQQQQNNMSPHHSQQHQGLLSPGLSFVGSGLELDSGSSVGGSLPSPGATSCSLDGASTSTSPSCALMEHAPSPPIGVSNGVNNGQVNGQVAEPPLSQRVGVLQQRLGLPGDCQLEFVNGGHGIKNPLAIEGQRQATTSREEDRAARPTSGKEDGPIRFTCRVCSKQFNLQRLLNRHMKCHSDVKRYLCTFCGKGFNDTFDLKRHTRTHTGVRPYKCNLCEKSFTQRCSLESHCLKVHGVQHQYAYKERRTKVYVCEECGHTTQEPEVHYLHLKDKHPYSPALLKFYDKRHFKFTNSNFANMLLQGGMLQRDSRISESCVKSASKTFEKPHQRATLLHLGRASSF; translated from the exons ATGCcgaagatttttcttattaaaaatcgaCTTCACCAGCAACAATTGAGACTTCTCGAAGCTCAACATGTTGGGAAAAGTCCTTCACCTTGCAGCGGTAAAGAGAGTCCTCTTGGTAGCTCGGAACCTCTCAgtttaatcgttaataaacATCAAT ATCGCGATAAAACTGAAGATGATCGTGCTACTACTCCGGAATCATTAAGGAGCAGTAGTCCAGCACCATCTCCACCACCGGTACCATGTCAATCGACGAACAACACGCCGTCGAGCACACCACCCAGACGTTTTATTTCAAGTATCCTTGGTGGGGATGTACCATATGGGAGCAGAGGTCACGTATTAACCCGCGCCGAACGAAAGGAATACAGTACACCACCAATTATTCCCACACCCTCCGGAGATGCTCCACAATTTCTAACAAAATCGGAGAAACTCGTATTACCGAGGCCACCCACCCCACCGAAGGTCCCACGTGTCGAACCACCGACCAGAGTTTCCGTGATTCAGAGGGTACCGCATCAGAGTCAAGGTAACTccagaagggaagagaagatcGAAGTTCCTCAAAGTCAGGAGCCTGAGCAG GAACAACCGATAGATTATGCCgttccaaaaagaaaagaagaggacgacGAAAGAGGCCGCGAGACCGCAAAAGTATCACGCACCATATGTAATTCCATTGCTAGACCATTATTGGCAATGAGGCTTTCCGGGCCGCAAATCGTTCACACAGCCGCAGGACTTGGTAGGACCTCGAATTCTGGCACGAATAATGGTTCTACCAGTTCGAATTCGAGTTCTAGCGCTAGTAATTCGTCTTCCTCGGCTTCGTCATCATCCTCGAACACGGGTAATTCATGCAGTTATTCAGGAGGTGGTACGTccggaggaggtggtggtacTGTGGGTGGTGGAGCTGGAGGGGGTGGAATGAATCCAGGTGGGAATGGGGGTCGTGGTAATTATGCTCCAAGTTCACCACCTACTGGTTCTTTACCACCGTTCTACGAGTCCCTTAAAGGTGGTAACAACCTAGCCAATTTCGCCAACCAATATACGACCAGTCAAG gTAACAGCTACCTCACGCCAACACCAGCGATAGGCATGGAATGCGATACGGGACAACAAGACGTAAACTCGCAACATGCTCAGTACAGCGCTCAGGAAGGGAAACAATACTCATTACTTCAAAATGTTTGCGCGTCTTACGGTTTGGCattgaaagaggaagaggatctATCCGCTTATAAGATTCAACCTAATGATTTATTATCTGGTCAATATGGTGCATACGACGTCACGGAAAATGGAATGATGGTCGACATGGTGACCGGTGCTGTTGTCGATCCATTGCAATTTACAGCTACATTGACGTTCAGCTCGCCGTCCGATCATACGGCATTGTTGGAAAGTCTGAACGATGCAGCCGATTTATTTTTACCTAAATTACAAGCCGGAGATGGAGGTAACGATTTACTCGAGGACTCGTTACATTCGCCAGCCTCCGCTGGGAGCGGCATAGTTCAGGACGCAGGTCAAATGACCACGCCCGTAGAACCCAGCGTAGACCCTTTTCCTGAGCACAGTATAGCCTTAACGAGAGGTTTCGATGCATCAAG GCATTACAATGGAACGCCGCAacattttaatacaaaattagtTGGCCTCTCATATGCCACCGGCGAAGCCGGTTATCAACCACTCGCTAAGGAACGTCCAGAACTGGCGTTACATTTAAATCAAAGTCATCAAAACCAATCGGAACCTCAGTTGCAACAATTGCAAATTCAAGTACAATTGCAACAAcatcagcaacagcagcaacagcaacagcaacaacaacaacaacaacagaaCAATATGTCGCCTCATCATTCGCAGCAGCATCAGGGATTGTTGAGTCCTGGTCTCAGTTTTGTTGGTAGTG gATTGGAATTAGATTCCGGTAGCAGCGTTGGAGGAAGTTTACCAAGTCCCGGTGCTACGAGTTGTTCCTTGGACGGTGCATCTACCAGTACTTCTCCGTCATGTGCGTTAATGGAACATGCTCCGAGTCCACCAATTGGCGTATCGAACGGTGTGAATAACGGTCAAGTTAATGGACAAGTTGCTGAACCGCCTCTATCCCAACGGGTCGGTGTACTACAGCAAAGG tTGGGATTGCCAGGTGATTGTCAATTAGAATTCGTTAATGGCGGTCATGGTATCAAAAATCCATTAGCTATCGAAGGACAAAGACAGGCTACTACAAGTCGTGAGGAGGATAGAGCAGCTCGACCAACATCCGGAAAG GAGGATGGACCAATACGGTTCACCTGTCGCGTTTGTAGCAAACAATTCAATTTACAACGGCTCTTAAATCGACATATGAAATGTCATAGCGACGTTAAACGGTACCTTTGTACATTCTGTGGTAAAGGATTCAATGACACCTTCGATTTGAAAAGGCATACAAGAACGCATACAGGTGTGAGGCCGTACAAATGTAATCTATGTGAGAAAAGCTTCACCCAAAGGTGCTCCCTCGAAAGTCATTGTTTGAAGGTGCACGGAGTACAACATCAATATGCTTACAAGGAAAGACGTACCAAG gTCTACGTATGCGAAGAATGCGGTCATACCACGCAAGAACCGGAAGTGCATTATCTTCACCTGAAAGACAAGCACCCCTACAGTCCAGCTTTACttaaattttacgataaaCGCCACTTCAAGTTTACGAACAGCAATTTCGCCAACATGTTGCTACAG GGTGGCATGCTACAACGAGACTCACGGATTTCGGAAAGCTGCGTTAAATCAGCCTCGAAGACCTTCGAAAAACCACATCAGCGTGCTACCTTGTTACATTTGGGTCGAGCTTCCAGTTTCTGA